Genomic DNA from Candidatus Thermoplasmatota archaeon:
ATGGCGCTACGAAGGCGTCGTGTACAGCGTCCGCCTGGACATCCTCGGCTACGAATCGACCCACCGGGGTCTCGGCTACGCGAGCATGGTCCACGTCCCCGGCGTTCCGTTCGTCAGCGGCTCGCTCGCCGTGGGGCCGGGAAGCGCCGTCTACGGTCACCGGGGCTCCGACCGTTATTTCCACAATGACGGGATCGAGGCCGATCTCGATCTCGAGGCTGGAACGGTCACGTTCACGATCCCGCTCGTGATGTCCCTGACGCATACCGCGGGGTCCGGCGAGGATCTCGTGGCGGTCGCCGCCGTCGGCAAGACGATCGAGATCACGCGCGTCCTGACGGCAACCTACGGCCTCGTCAGGACGGACACGGTGGCGATGGGCGAAAGGTACACGCTCAAGTGAGCCCGCAGCAACGGGGGGCCCGAGGGGCCCTCCCCGTTCTTTTCACTCTTTTCGCGCGGCGATCGCGAGGCCGAGGACGCGGTAGAATTCAGGCGTCGGTTTCAGGCCGCGATAACGGGTCTCCGAATCGCTCGTGACCCATCCCTCGCGAACGAAGCGCTCCACGTGGAGATAGGCGAGGCGACGGTCGACGTCGAGGTTCTCGAGGATCTCGCGCATGTCGCAACCGGGCCGGGTGAGGATGTATTCGGCGACGATCTTCGTCTTCCCGTAGATCCGGGGAAGCCTCTCGCGCTTCTCGGTCTGGGCCGGAACCCGCTTTCCGCGGACGATGGGGAAGACCTCGCGCCGATTGCCGTCCTTGCCGACTTCGACGAGGCCCGCTTCCGTCAGCACCTTCAGGTGGTGGTAGAGCGCGCCCCATGAGTAAGGGAAGAGGTCGTGCAGCTCCGACATCATGAGGCCGGGCTTGCGCTGGATGATCCGGAGCAGCATCTGGCGCTGCGCGGAATCCAGCGGGTCGGGGGCGGCCGACTTCTCCATCGTGAATGACGCAAGCGTTTCGCGCATGAAAGTCTTTTCTCACGCCCGCCGGACAGACGGCTACGCTTCAAGGCAGCAGTTGAGGCGGGTGGAGGGGCAGAAGGTTCAGCGGGTTCTGGTAGGCGATCGGCTGCCGCGGGAGGTCGATGGAGCGGCATTTGACGAGCCGCGCGCCGGGCGGCTGCGTCGTGATCTCGATGCAGCTCCCAAAGCCGTCGAAGGTGGATTCGGCGGCCTCCACGGCGCGGCTTTCCAGATCCTTGAGGAGACTCGTCACGTGATAGGTCGTATAGCCCAGCGGGACCACGGCATAGGTCGCATTGGGTCCGACCTTCGCCAGCGGGAGGATGCGCCCGTCCGCGCCGGCGCCGTACACGGCGAAGCCGTCGCGAGGCGCGTTCGCGGGCGTCCATTCCACGCGCGCCGAGGGCCCCTCGACGAAGGAGCGCGCGCTCGCGGGCGGCTCG
This window encodes:
- a CDS encoding helix-turn-helix domain-containing protein; protein product: MEKSAAPDPLDSAQRQMLLRIIQRKPGLMMSELHDLFPYSWGALYHHLKVLTEAGLVEVGKDGNRREVFPIVRGKRVPAQTEKRERLPRIYGKTKIVAEYILTRPGCDMREILENLDVDRRLAYLHVERFVREGWVTSDSETRYRGLKPTPEFYRVLGLAIAARKE